A single genomic interval of Megalobrama amblycephala isolate DHTTF-2021 linkage group LG17, ASM1881202v1, whole genome shotgun sequence harbors:
- the nmur1b gene encoding neuromedin-U receptor 1: MIQFNCSSPDSLYAAVNASWCSTKEEECQNRTVNLSDLCLSRSAYLEKYLGPCRSPFFLPMCVTYLLIFVVGVLGNSLTCIVIARHRVMRTTTNYYLFSLAISDLLVLLLGLPLELYELWSNYPFLFGAAGCHFKTCLFEMVCFASVLNVTALSAERYRAVVYPLHAKHVATHDRAKRVILALWAVSLLCAFPNTFLHDVDTLKPLSGLTFPDSRTCTLVYDRWIYNLLVQVTALLFFILPMLTISVLYVLIGLQLHRERECFDSRIGINQDGVNQRARHRQVTKMLCALVIVFGICWAPFHIDRVMWSYIDDWTEENHHIFEYVHLLSGVFFYLSSVVNPILYNLMSSRFREMFREVVCQKDHRQLSISKVTLRSVVSASFSASNSVSFSVKFNPRGLPSAL; encoded by the exons ATGATCCAGTTCAACTGCTCCTCTCCAGACTCCCTCTACGCAGCTGTGAATGCGTCATGGTGCTCCACCAAAGAGGAAGAATGTCAAAACAGAACAGTGAACCTGTCAGACCTTTGTCTGAGCCGCAGCGCTTACCTGGAGAAGTACCTCGGCCCTTGCCGTTCACCCTTCTTTCTGCCTATGTGTGTCACCTACCTGCTCATCTTTGTAGTCGGCGTGCTGGGCAACAGTCTGACTTGTATTGTCATCGCCCGTCACCGTGTAATGCGCACAACGACAAACTACTATCTGTTCAGCTTGGCCATTTCTGACCTCCTCGTGCTGTTGCTTGGTCTCCCTCTGGAGCTTTACGAGCTCTGGAGCAACTATCCTTTTCTGTTTGGCGCTGCTGGCTGCCACTTCAAAACCTGCCTGTTCGAGATGGTCTGCTTTGCCTCTGTGCTCAACGTGACCGCCTTGAGTGCAGAGCGCTACAGAGCAGTGGTGTATCCTCTGCACGCCAAACACGTGGCGACGCATGATCGTGCCAAGCGTGTTATCCTCGCGTTATGGGCCGTCTCTCTGTTGTGTGCCTTTCCCAATACCTTTCTGCATGACGTGGACACGCTAAAGCCCCTTTCTGGACTCACTTTCCCCGATTCTCGTACGTGTACCTTGGTGTACGATAGGTGGATCTACAACTTGCTGGTGCAAGTGACAGCACTGCTGTTCTTCATATTGCCAATGCTGACCATCAGTGTGCTGTATGTGCTGATCGGCCTGCAGCTGCATCGGGAAAGGGAATGTTTTGATTCTAGGATTGGGATCAATCAGGATGGGGTGAATCAGAGGGCACGTCATCGGCAAGTCACAAAAATGCTCT gTGCATTGGTGATTGTGTTTGGAATCTGCTGGGCCCCTTTTCACATTGATCGTGTCATGTGGAGCTATATTGATGACTGGACTGAAGAGAACCACCATATCTTTGAGTATGTGCATCTTCTTTCTGGTGTCTTCTTCTACTTGAGCTCAGTGGTCAATCCCATCCTGTATAACCTCATGTCTTCACGCTTCAGAGAAATGTTCCGAGAGGTGGTGTGTCAAAAAGACCATCGTCAGCTCTCAATAAGTAAGGTCACATTACGTAGTGTTGTTTCTGCCTCTTTTTCTGCCTCCAATTCTGTCTCATTTTCTGTCAAATTCAACCCTCGTGGGCTGCCAAGCGCTCTCTAG